The following coding sequences lie in one Isoptericola variabilis 225 genomic window:
- a CDS encoding zf-HC2 domain-containing protein — translation MREAAVAAGRQDGPGAPGTADPDVLRTALATLPHDDQQLLWDVHVHGRGVEAIAQERALHARAVQHRLRRAEERLATGFAAAHARSCAPGCLDTRSALQDYVRHRLATRRREALENHLFSCEDCMRAFIDIRQAAWALRDAAPALLAGVVGLAAAAPVVIGVGGAASSGVGAFAWLGSAGVGAGAAWEWLTRGFRQLGRSGTVGVASGAAVVAVAAVAVAVAGGGEPAPPGADEPAPPAAEAPAQAPAPAPAAPAPSTPEAPVPEPSDLPSDEPAAEPSRAPAPAPEPAPAREPATPSSDPAPEPTPDRTPGPAVVPPPAPEPAPSPTPSAAPGPTPTPTPSPDPTPETPAVAQVTLEVRGVGVFRVVARGDGAEITAVTGTARTLVTRGGDGTWYVRTLGIRDGSVVVDVTGPPGTQPSAALVSVLAPR, via the coding sequence ATGCGCGAGGCGGCCGTTGCCGCAGGACGCCAGGACGGCCCCGGCGCGCCCGGGACAGCCGACCCGGACGTCCTGCGGACCGCGCTGGCGACGCTGCCGCACGACGACCAGCAGCTCCTGTGGGACGTGCACGTCCACGGGCGCGGGGTCGAGGCCATCGCGCAGGAGCGCGCGCTCCACGCGCGTGCCGTGCAGCACCGTCTGCGCCGTGCCGAGGAGCGGCTCGCGACGGGCTTCGCGGCCGCGCACGCGCGCTCGTGCGCGCCCGGGTGCCTCGACACGCGCTCCGCGCTGCAGGACTACGTGCGCCACAGGCTCGCCACGCGCCGTCGCGAGGCGCTCGAGAACCACCTGTTCTCGTGCGAGGACTGCATGCGCGCGTTCATCGACATCCGCCAGGCCGCCTGGGCCCTGCGCGACGCCGCACCGGCGCTGCTCGCGGGCGTTGTCGGCCTGGCCGCGGCCGCGCCGGTGGTCATCGGCGTCGGCGGCGCGGCGTCGTCGGGCGTCGGCGCGTTCGCGTGGCTCGGCTCCGCGGGAGTCGGCGCCGGGGCCGCGTGGGAGTGGTTGACGCGCGGGTTCCGGCAGCTCGGGCGGTCGGGGACGGTGGGCGTCGCGTCGGGTGCGGCGGTCGTCGCGGTCGCCGCGGTCGCGGTCGCCGTCGCGGGCGGAGGGGAGCCCGCGCCGCCGGGGGCGGACGAGCCCGCGCCGCCCGCGGCCGAGGCCCCGGCCCAGGCTCCGGCACCCGCCCCGGCGGCCCCGGCGCCGAGCACGCCCGAGGCGCCCGTCCCGGAGCCGTCGGACCTGCCGTCGGACGAGCCGGCCGCGGAGCCGTCGCGTGCGCCCGCGCCCGCCCCTGAGCCCGCGCCCGCACGCGAGCCCGCGACGCCGTCGTCGGACCCGGCGCCCGAGCCGACGCCGGACCGGACGCCCGGGCCCGCCGTCGTGCCGCCGCCGGCCCCCGAGCCCGCGCCGTCGCCCACCCCGAGCGCGGCGCCCGGCCCGACGCCCACCCCGACGCCGAGCCCCGATCCGACGCCCGAGACCCCGGCCGTCGCGCAGGTGACGCTCGAGGTCAGGGGAGTGGGCGTGTTCCGCGTCGTCGCGCGGGGCGACGGTGCCGAGATCACCGCCGTCACCGGCACCGCGCGGACCCTCGTGACCCGGGGCGGCGACGGCACGTGGTACGTCCGGACCCTCGGCATCCGCGACGGCAGCGTCGTCGTCGACGTCACCGGCCCCCCGGGCACGCAGCCGTCCGCCGCGCTGGTCTCCGTCCTCGCCCCGCGCTGA
- a CDS encoding M20/M25/M40 family metallo-hydrolase — MRRQLAGSTVASAALAGLVLAGALAPSATAAPPEMPGKDLSKHVTGERVFKHLEAFQAIADAHGGNRAMGTSGYEASAEYVESVLRKSGYTPERQYFTFEQDVVDALALTAAGIEVPGPLYPAEFSPQTPQGGVTGPIVQPSDAMKHGCTAADWAGVDATGGVALVSRGSCAFSVKVLTASAAGAEAVIIYNNVSGPLNPTLGAEDPAYVPAVGISLEAGQAILAALADGGDPVATYDYQSHVEEFESFNVLASTRTGDPDNVVMLGAHLDSVEDGPGINDNGTGSAAILETAVQLARSGPLNNQVRFAWWGAEELGLIGSTHYVNDLVANDPEELDRIATYLNFDMVGSPNYTIGVYDANESTYDAPVPVPAGSVETEAVFTDYFDSIGQPWVDSEFSGRSDYQAFINNGIPASGLFTGADGIKTEEEAAIFGGTAGIRLDPNYHTPADDITNVDKTALDIMSRAIGHAAQKLAWSTEAINGVVPGGPGNS; from the coding sequence GTGAGAAGACAGCTCGCTGGATCCACCGTCGCGTCCGCCGCCCTCGCGGGGCTCGTGCTGGCCGGGGCGCTCGCGCCGTCGGCGACGGCCGCACCGCCGGAGATGCCCGGCAAGGACCTGTCCAAGCACGTCACGGGCGAGCGGGTGTTCAAGCACCTCGAGGCGTTCCAGGCGATCGCGGACGCCCACGGCGGCAACCGCGCGATGGGCACGTCCGGGTACGAGGCCTCGGCCGAGTACGTCGAGTCGGTGCTGCGCAAGTCCGGCTACACGCCCGAGCGTCAGTACTTCACGTTCGAGCAGGACGTCGTCGACGCCCTCGCGCTCACCGCCGCGGGCATCGAGGTGCCCGGGCCGCTCTACCCCGCCGAGTTCTCGCCGCAGACGCCGCAGGGCGGCGTGACGGGCCCCATCGTCCAGCCGTCCGACGCGATGAAGCACGGGTGCACGGCCGCGGACTGGGCCGGCGTCGACGCCACCGGCGGCGTCGCGCTGGTGAGCCGCGGGAGCTGCGCGTTCTCGGTCAAGGTGCTCACGGCGTCGGCCGCCGGCGCCGAGGCCGTCATCATCTACAACAACGTCTCGGGCCCGCTGAACCCGACGCTCGGCGCCGAGGACCCGGCCTACGTGCCGGCCGTCGGCATCAGCCTCGAGGCCGGTCAGGCGATCCTCGCCGCGCTCGCCGACGGCGGCGACCCCGTCGCGACGTACGACTACCAGTCGCACGTCGAGGAGTTCGAGTCCTTCAACGTGCTGGCCTCCACGCGCACCGGCGACCCCGACAACGTCGTCATGCTGGGCGCGCACCTCGACAGCGTCGAGGACGGCCCCGGCATCAACGACAACGGCACCGGGTCCGCCGCGATCCTCGAGACCGCGGTCCAGCTCGCCCGCTCCGGCCCGCTGAACAACCAGGTCCGGTTCGCGTGGTGGGGCGCCGAGGAGCTGGGGCTCATCGGGTCGACCCACTACGTGAACGACCTCGTGGCCAACGACCCCGAGGAGCTCGACCGGATCGCGACCTACCTCAACTTCGACATGGTCGGGTCGCCGAACTACACGATCGGCGTCTACGACGCGAACGAGTCGACCTACGACGCGCCCGTGCCCGTGCCCGCCGGCTCCGTCGAGACCGAGGCCGTCTTCACCGACTACTTCGACTCGATCGGCCAGCCGTGGGTCGACTCGGAGTTCTCCGGGCGGTCCGACTACCAGGCGTTCATCAACAACGGCATCCCGGCGTCCGGCCTGTTCACCGGCGCGGACGGCATCAAGACCGAGGAGGAGGCCGCGATCTTCGGCGGCACCGCCGGCATCCGGCTCGACCCGAACTACCACACCCCGGCCGACGACATCACCAACGTCGACAAGACCGCGCTCGACATCATGTCGCGCGCGATCGGCCACGCCGCGCAGAAGCTCGCGTGGAGCACCGAGGCGATCAACGGCGTCGTGCCGGGCGGCCCCGGCAACAGCTGA
- a CDS encoding Lrp/AsnC family transcriptional regulator → MDAINRKIVGHLLRDGRATYQEIGDAVGLSAPAVKRRVDLMLARGEISGFTVRVAPEELGWDIEAYVEIFCRGNISPATLQRDLAPIPEVVRVDTVTGEADAIVHVMAGSMTDIERTVEAIRTHAKVDKTRTSIVMSRVIDRPPRAGSVPGDAS, encoded by the coding sequence GTGGACGCCATCAACCGCAAGATCGTGGGCCACCTGCTCCGCGACGGCCGCGCGACGTACCAGGAGATCGGCGACGCCGTCGGGCTGTCGGCTCCGGCCGTGAAGCGCCGCGTCGACCTCATGCTCGCGCGCGGCGAGATCTCGGGGTTCACGGTGCGCGTCGCGCCCGAGGAACTGGGCTGGGACATCGAGGCCTACGTCGAGATCTTCTGCCGCGGGAACATCTCGCCCGCCACGCTCCAGCGCGACCTCGCGCCCATCCCGGAGGTGGTCCGCGTCGACACCGTCACGGGCGAGGCCGACGCGATCGTCCACGTCATGGCCGGCTCGATGACCGACATCGAGCGCACGGTCGAGGCGATCCGCACGCACGCGAAGGTCGACAAGACGCGCACGTCGATCGTCATGTCGCGCGTGATCGACCGCCCGCCGCGCGCGGGGTCGGTGCCGGGCGACGCCTCATGA
- a CDS encoding bifunctional UDP-sugar hydrolase/5'-nucleotidase — translation MSSARQRTAGALSLGLVLAGVTTVGAAPAQADPIVDVQILATNDFHGRIQQDGTQAGAAVLAGAVDQLRAQNPNTVFAAAGDLIGASTFESFIQHDKPTIDALNAAGLEVSAVGNHELDQGYDDLINRVMAAYDAETNPYGGAEWQYVAANLKLRATGDDAVPASWIKDFGQVQVGFVGAVTEELDALVSPAGIADLEIRSIVETTNAEAASLKAEGADVVVLLVHEGAAGTDCSAMPTAGDAFAEIITGVSPEVDAIVSGHTHLAYDCAFPVAEWSDRAVTTRPVVSAGQYGMNLNQLVYSVDAATGEVVGLTTDILPLANQGYPADPDVAALVQAAVAEADVLGAEPLGEIAGPFNRAQRWGTNQAGETVLVENRGGESTLGNLVAEVQRWATETPEAGGAQIAFMNPGGLRADMVGTGTGAFPRTLTYKQAAVVQPFANTLVNMRLTGEQIKTALEQQWQPKGSSRPFLRLGVSEGFTYTYDPAGPAGDRITAMSLHGEPIDPAATYSVTVNSFLATGGDNFAVFADEGNNARDTGKVDLTAMVDYLATFAADEPLAVDYRQHAVGVSFPADAPATYAPGATVAFDVSSWSMSTAADVKDTELTVSLGGVELGTFPVDTTLGTAAFDELGTAAVSVVLPEDLEPGTAVLTLSGAATGTEVTVPVEVVEPHPSTNGKAKGHDKGKAQGKAVGHHKERGPALATAL, via the coding sequence ATGTCTTCTGCTCGCCAGCGGACCGCCGGGGCGCTCAGCCTCGGCCTCGTCCTCGCGGGCGTCACGACGGTCGGCGCCGCACCGGCGCAGGCCGACCCGATCGTCGACGTCCAGATCCTCGCCACCAACGACTTCCACGGGCGCATCCAGCAGGACGGCACCCAGGCCGGCGCCGCCGTCCTCGCGGGCGCGGTCGACCAGCTCCGCGCGCAGAACCCGAACACGGTGTTCGCCGCGGCGGGCGACCTCATCGGCGCCTCGACGTTCGAGTCGTTCATCCAGCACGACAAGCCGACGATCGACGCGCTCAACGCGGCCGGCCTCGAGGTCTCGGCGGTGGGCAACCACGAGCTCGACCAGGGCTACGACGACCTGATCAACCGGGTCATGGCCGCCTACGACGCCGAGACGAACCCGTACGGCGGCGCCGAGTGGCAGTACGTCGCGGCGAACCTCAAGCTCCGCGCCACGGGCGACGACGCCGTCCCGGCGAGCTGGATCAAGGACTTCGGGCAGGTGCAGGTCGGCTTCGTCGGCGCGGTCACCGAGGAGCTCGACGCGCTCGTGAGCCCGGCGGGCATCGCCGACCTGGAGATCCGGAGCATCGTCGAGACGACCAACGCGGAGGCCGCCTCGCTCAAGGCCGAGGGCGCCGACGTCGTCGTGCTGCTCGTCCACGAGGGCGCGGCGGGCACCGACTGCTCCGCCATGCCGACCGCGGGCGACGCGTTCGCCGAGATCATCACCGGCGTGAGCCCCGAGGTCGACGCGATCGTCTCGGGCCACACGCACCTGGCCTACGACTGCGCGTTCCCCGTGGCCGAGTGGTCCGACCGGGCCGTGACGACGCGCCCCGTCGTGTCCGCCGGCCAGTACGGCATGAACCTCAACCAGCTCGTGTACTCGGTCGACGCCGCCACGGGCGAGGTCGTCGGCCTCACGACCGACATCCTGCCGCTGGCCAACCAGGGCTACCCGGCCGACCCCGACGTCGCGGCGCTGGTCCAGGCCGCCGTCGCCGAGGCCGACGTGCTCGGGGCGGAGCCGCTCGGCGAGATCGCCGGGCCGTTCAACCGCGCGCAGCGCTGGGGCACGAACCAGGCGGGCGAGACGGTGCTCGTCGAGAACCGCGGCGGCGAGTCGACGCTCGGCAACCTCGTCGCCGAGGTGCAGCGCTGGGCGACCGAGACGCCCGAGGCCGGCGGCGCGCAGATCGCGTTCATGAACCCGGGCGGTCTTCGGGCCGACATGGTCGGCACCGGCACGGGCGCGTTCCCGCGCACCCTGACCTACAAGCAGGCCGCGGTCGTGCAGCCGTTCGCCAACACGCTCGTCAACATGCGGCTCACGGGCGAGCAGATCAAGACCGCGCTCGAGCAGCAGTGGCAGCCTAAGGGCTCGTCGCGTCCGTTCCTGCGGCTCGGCGTCTCCGAGGGCTTCACCTACACCTACGACCCGGCCGGGCCCGCGGGCGACCGCATCACCGCCATGTCCCTGCACGGCGAGCCGATCGACCCGGCGGCGACGTACTCGGTCACGGTGAACTCCTTCCTCGCGACGGGCGGCGACAACTTCGCCGTGTTCGCCGACGAGGGCAACAACGCCCGCGACACCGGCAAGGTCGACCTGACGGCCATGGTCGACTACCTGGCGACCTTCGCGGCCGACGAGCCCCTCGCCGTGGACTACCGCCAGCACGCGGTCGGGGTCTCGTTCCCCGCCGACGCCCCGGCGACCTACGCGCCCGGCGCCACGGTCGCGTTCGACGTCAGCTCGTGGTCGATGTCGACGGCCGCCGACGTCAAGGACACCGAGCTCACGGTGTCGCTCGGCGGCGTCGAGCTGGGCACGTTCCCGGTGGACACCACGCTGGGCACCGCCGCGTTCGACGAGCTCGGCACCGCCGCGGTGAGCGTCGTGCTCCCCGAGGACCTCGAGCCGGGCACCGCCGTGCTCACGCTCAGCGGTGCGGCGACCGGCACCGAGGTCACCGTCCCGGTCGAGGTGGTCGAGCCGCACCCGTCGACCAACGGCAAGGCCAAGGGCCACGACAAGGGCAAGGCCCAGGGCAAGGCCGTCGGCCACCACAAGGAGCGCGGCCCGGCCCTCGCCACCGCGCTCTGA
- a CDS encoding GlsB/YeaQ/YmgE family stress response membrane protein, which translates to MGIIAFIILGLIAGAIARLILPGRQPGGWFVTLILGVIGAILGGWLGSLLFDRGLEEFWSIQTWLLAIAGSIIVLLIYGAIVGRRSHT; encoded by the coding sequence ATGGGCATCATCGCGTTCATCATCCTGGGTCTGATCGCGGGCGCCATCGCCCGCCTGATCCTTCCGGGCCGGCAGCCGGGAGGCTGGTTCGTCACACTGATCCTCGGTGTGATCGGCGCCATCCTCGGCGGCTGGCTGGGCTCGCTCCTGTTCGACCGAGGACTCGAGGAGTTCTGGTCGATCCAGACGTGGCTCCTCGCCATCGCAGGCTCGATCATCGTCCTGCTGATCTACGGCGCCATCGTGGGCCGTCGCTCGCACACCTGA
- the ddaH gene encoding dimethylargininase encodes MTLTTPPAATTTDLPVTSAAPAPATLTRSATPRHFLMCPPTYFDVVYAINPWMDLSVPVDRDRALAQWDSLKAAYEAHGHRVDVIDPEPGLPDMVYAANGGTVVGGKALAARFTFPERQPEGVAYEAWFASAGAEHGLVSLGQASDTNEGEGDLLFAGDVLLAGTGFRTSRAAHEEAGRLLGVEVLTLELVDPRFYHLDTALAVLDTTGASPTIAYYPEAFSPASQEVLRERYPDAIVATETDAAVLGLNAVSDGLHVFLTDRATGMHAQLREHGYVPVGVDLSELLKGGGSVKCCTLELRPAVERTAAGETTREDRA; translated from the coding sequence ATGACGCTCACCACACCACCGGCGGCCACCACCACCGACCTGCCGGTCACCTCGGCCGCGCCCGCGCCCGCCACCCTGACCCGCAGCGCGACGCCGCGCCACTTCCTCATGTGCCCGCCCACCTACTTCGACGTCGTCTACGCGATCAACCCGTGGATGGACCTGTCGGTGCCGGTCGACCGCGACCGTGCCCTCGCGCAGTGGGACAGCCTCAAGGCCGCCTACGAGGCGCACGGCCACCGCGTGGACGTCATCGACCCCGAGCCGGGCCTGCCCGACATGGTCTACGCCGCGAACGGCGGCACCGTCGTCGGCGGCAAGGCTCTCGCGGCGCGCTTCACGTTCCCCGAGCGGCAGCCCGAGGGCGTCGCGTACGAGGCGTGGTTCGCCTCCGCCGGCGCCGAGCACGGTCTCGTCAGCCTGGGCCAGGCGAGCGACACCAACGAGGGCGAGGGCGACCTCCTCTTCGCGGGCGACGTCCTGCTCGCAGGCACCGGCTTCCGCACGAGCCGGGCCGCGCACGAGGAGGCCGGCCGCCTGCTGGGCGTCGAGGTGCTCACACTCGAGCTCGTCGACCCGCGGTTCTACCACCTCGACACGGCGCTCGCGGTCCTCGACACCACCGGGGCCTCGCCGACGATCGCCTACTACCCCGAGGCGTTCAGCCCCGCGTCGCAGGAGGTGCTGCGCGAGCGGTACCCCGACGCGATCGTCGCGACAGAAACGGACGCCGCCGTGCTCGGCCTCAACGCCGTGTCCGACGGGCTCCACGTCTTCCTCACCGACCGCGCCACCGGGATGCACGCGCAGCTGCGCGAGCACGGCTACGTGCCCGTCGGCGTCGACCTGTCCGAGCTGCTCAAGGGCGGCGGCTCGGTCAAGTGCTGCACGCTCGAGCTGCGCCCCGCCGTCGAGCGCACCGCCGCCGGCGAGACCACCAGGGAGGACCGCGCATGA
- a CDS encoding methylated-DNA--[protein]-cysteine S-methyltransferase yields MNPVDRSLAYVVFGTTVGHCALVWDERGAVVGSTLAQRDADETRRAVLRWYPRAVEAPPPAAVARAAAAVRALLEDGTGDLTGIALDPDAVPEFDRRVYELVRGIPPGETLTYGEVAARLGAPGAAQAVGQALGRNPFPPIVPCHRVLAAGRKVGGFSARGGPRTKLRMLETEGVHLEHPTLFDL; encoded by the coding sequence CACGGTCGGCCACTGCGCGCTCGTCTGGGACGAGCGCGGCGCCGTCGTCGGCTCGACGCTCGCGCAGCGCGACGCGGACGAGACCCGCCGAGCGGTCCTGCGGTGGTACCCGCGAGCGGTCGAGGCGCCGCCGCCGGCCGCTGTGGCCCGAGCCGCCGCGGCGGTCCGGGCGCTGCTCGAGGACGGGACCGGTGACCTGACCGGGATCGCGCTGGACCCGGACGCGGTGCCGGAGTTCGACCGCCGCGTCTACGAGCTCGTGCGGGGCATCCCGCCGGGGGAGACGCTCACCTACGGCGAGGTCGCGGCCCGGCTCGGCGCGCCGGGGGCGGCCCAGGCCGTCGGCCAGGCGCTCGGCCGCAACCCGTTCCCGCCGATCGTGCCGTGCCACCGGGTGCTGGCCGCCGGGCGGAAGGTCGGCGGCTTCTCCGCGCGCGGCGGTCCCCGGACGAAGCTCCGCATGCTGGAGACGGAGGGCGTCCACCTCGAGCACCCGACGCTGTTCGACCTGTGA
- a CDS encoding ornithine cyclodeaminase, whose translation MTTVPFLDVASTARWVARRGPQAVIADLTDALERDVARWEELDKRPRVASHSRDGVIELMPTSDDVTYGFKFVNGHPLNPSRGYQTVTAFGVLADVHNGYPTFLAEMTLLTALRTAAASALAARHLARPDSRTMALIGTGSQSEFQSLGMRAALGVDRLTAWDVDPDAVEKFVRNARELGFDVRAARSAADAVDGADIVTTCTADKANATVLTDDMVRHLAAPGVHLNAIGGDCPGKTELDRAIVERASVFVEYAPQTRIEGEIQQMAPDFPVTELWEVVTGRKPGRVAPDELTLWDSVGFAVEDWSVLRHVRDDVLATEPGLLQHLDLVAEPEDPKDLYALVRGAQTTAPAHHEGARVPVADPA comes from the coding sequence ATGACCACCGTCCCGTTCCTCGACGTCGCGAGCACGGCCCGCTGGGTCGCCCGACGCGGCCCGCAGGCCGTGATCGCCGACCTCACCGACGCGCTCGAGCGCGACGTCGCGCGCTGGGAGGAGCTCGACAAGCGCCCGCGCGTCGCGTCCCACTCGCGCGACGGCGTCATCGAGCTCATGCCGACGTCGGACGACGTCACCTACGGCTTCAAGTTCGTCAACGGCCACCCGCTCAACCCGTCGCGCGGCTACCAGACGGTCACGGCGTTCGGCGTGCTCGCCGACGTCCACAACGGCTACCCGACGTTCCTCGCCGAGATGACGCTGCTCACCGCGCTGCGCACGGCCGCGGCGTCGGCGCTCGCCGCGCGCCACCTCGCACGCCCGGACTCGCGCACGATGGCGCTCATCGGCACGGGCTCGCAGTCGGAGTTCCAGTCGCTCGGCATGCGGGCGGCGCTCGGCGTCGACCGGCTCACGGCGTGGGACGTCGACCCGGACGCCGTCGAGAAGTTCGTGCGCAACGCGCGCGAGCTCGGGTTCGACGTGCGCGCGGCCCGCAGCGCGGCCGACGCCGTCGACGGCGCCGACATCGTGACGACCTGCACGGCCGACAAGGCCAACGCGACGGTGCTCACCGACGACATGGTGCGCCATCTGGCCGCGCCGGGCGTCCACCTCAACGCGATCGGCGGCGACTGCCCGGGCAAGACCGAGCTCGACCGTGCGATCGTCGAGCGCGCCTCGGTGTTCGTCGAGTACGCGCCGCAGACGCGGATCGAGGGCGAGATCCAGCAGATGGCCCCCGACTTCCCGGTGACCGAGCTGTGGGAGGTCGTCACCGGCCGGAAGCCCGGGCGCGTCGCCCCGGACGAGCTCACGCTGTGGGACTCGGTCGGCTTCGCCGTCGAGGACTGGTCGGTCCTCCGTCACGTGCGCGACGACGTGCTGGCGACCGAGCCCGGGCTGCTGCAGCACCTCGACCTCGTCGCCGAGCCCGAGGACCCCAAGGACCTGTACGCGCTCGTGCGCGGGGCGCAGACGACGGCACCCGCGCACCACGAGGGTGCGCGGGTGCCGGTGGCCGACCCGGCCTGA
- a CDS encoding DUF3817 domain-containing protein: MPPMSRTGRLFAVVAVIEAITWAGLLVGMVLKHVTETTDAGVWLFGRLHGAAFVAYVVVALVAAVRLRWGGLRTLVVLAAGVPPLTTLLVERWLRRTGHLSEPGGRVAAPAEPEPVDA, from the coding sequence ATGCCCCCGATGTCCCGCACCGGTCGCCTGTTCGCCGTCGTCGCCGTGATCGAGGCGATCACCTGGGCCGGCCTGCTCGTGGGGATGGTGCTCAAGCACGTCACCGAGACCACCGACGCGGGGGTGTGGCTGTTCGGGCGCCTGCACGGGGCGGCGTTCGTCGCCTACGTCGTCGTCGCGCTCGTCGCGGCCGTGCGCCTGCGCTGGGGCGGGCTGCGCACCCTCGTCGTGCTCGCGGCCGGGGTGCCGCCGCTGACGACGCTGCTGGTCGAGCGGTGGCTGCGCCGCACGGGCCACCTGTCGGAGCCGGGCGGGCGCGTCGCGGCGCCCGCCGAGCCGGAGCCGGTCGACGCCTGA